The Falco peregrinus isolate bFalPer1 chromosome 9, bFalPer1.pri, whole genome shotgun sequence genome includes a window with the following:
- the FGF3 gene encoding fibroblast growth factor 3: MVIIWILFLSLLQEPWSPGRAAGVPEAARASPSDPRPRRDAGGRGGVYEHLGGAPRRRKLYCATKYHLQIHPNGKINGTLEKNNVFSILEITAVDVGIVAIKGLFSGRYLAMNKRGRLYASENYNAECEFVERIHELGYNTYASRIYRTVPNRAGTKRKASAERLWYVSINGKGRPRRGFKTRRTQKSSLFLPRVLDNKDHEMVRLFHTNVKYRESLLKPPSKNQRRRRGR; encoded by the exons ATGGTTATAATTTGGATCTTGTTCCTGAGTCTGTTGCAGGAGCCGTGGTCCCCAGGGCGGGCCGCGGGGGTGCCCGAGGCCGCCAGAGCCTCCCCGAGCGACCCCCGACCGCGCCGTGATgcggggggccgcggcggcgtCTACGAGCACCTCGGGGGAGCGCCCAGGCGCAGGAAACTCTACTGTGCCACCAAGTACCATCTCCAGATCCACCCCAATGGCAAGATCAACGGCACCCTGGAGAAAAACAACGTCTTCA GTATCCTTGAAATAACTGCTGTTGATGTTGGAATCGTTGCCATCAAGGGTTTGTTCTCTGGCAGATACCTGGCCATGAACAAAAGGGGCAGACTTTATGCATCA GAAAACTATAATGCAGAGTGTGAGTTTGTGGAGAGGATCCATGAATTGGGTTATAACACCTATGCGTCCCGTATCTACCGGACTGTACCTAACAGAGCTGGCACCAAGCGCAAAGCCAGTGCAGAGAGACTCTGGTATGTCTCAATCAATGGGAAAGGACGACCCAGAAGGGGCTTTAAAACTCGCAGGACACAGAAATCATCTCTATTTCTGCCCAGAGTATTGGATAACAAAGACCATGAAATGGTCCGACTGTTCCACACAAATGTGAAATATCGAGAGAGTCTTCTGAAGCCCCCAAGCAAGAACCAGCGAAGGAGGAGAGGACGCTGA